One window from the genome of Pseudomonas frederiksbergensis encodes:
- a CDS encoding catalase has translation MSQIKTLTTASGAPVADNQNSRSAGPRGPLLLDDFHLIEKLAHFNRENIPERRVHAKGSGAYGTFTVTRDITQYTSAKLFESIGKQTPTFLRFSTVGGERGSADTERDPRGFALKFYTEEGNWDIVGNNTPVFFIRDPLKFPDFIHTQKRLPQSNLKSAQAMWDFWSHSPEALHQVTILFSDRGIPDGYRHMHGFGSHTYSLINAQGERHWVKWHYKTKQGIKNLAPAEAARLAGIDPDYAQRDLFEAIERGDFPKWSVCIQIMSEAQAAAHYENPFDVTKTWSQKEFPLIEVGELELNRNPLNYFAEVEQAAFGPSNMVPGVGLSPDRMLQGRVFAYADAHRYRVGTNHQQLPVNAPRSPVNTYQRDGAMAFGSNGGAAPNYEPNSYVEAPKQAPRYAEPALPLSGAADRYDHREDTDYYSHAGALFRLMNDEQKALLISNIAGAMAGVSADVVDRQLQHFFKADPAYGEGIARALGVELN, from the coding sequence ATGAGCCAGATCAAAACGCTTACGACCGCCAGTGGCGCTCCTGTCGCCGATAACCAGAACTCTCGCTCCGCAGGCCCTCGTGGCCCGTTGCTGCTCGATGATTTCCACCTGATCGAGAAGCTGGCTCATTTCAACCGTGAAAACATTCCCGAGCGTCGCGTGCACGCCAAAGGGTCGGGGGCCTACGGCACCTTTACCGTTACCCGGGACATCACCCAATACACCAGCGCCAAGCTGTTCGAGTCGATCGGCAAGCAAACCCCTACCTTCCTGCGGTTCTCCACCGTGGGCGGCGAGCGTGGTTCGGCCGACACTGAACGCGATCCGCGCGGCTTTGCCCTGAAGTTCTATACCGAGGAAGGCAACTGGGACATCGTCGGTAACAACACGCCGGTATTCTTCATCCGTGACCCGCTGAAGTTTCCAGACTTCATCCACACCCAGAAACGCCTGCCGCAAAGCAACCTGAAAAGCGCCCAGGCGATGTGGGATTTCTGGTCGCATTCGCCTGAAGCGCTTCACCAGGTCACCATTCTGTTTTCCGACCGCGGTATTCCTGATGGCTACCGTCATATGCACGGGTTCGGCAGCCACACCTACAGCCTGATCAATGCCCAAGGTGAACGTCATTGGGTGAAATGGCACTACAAGACCAAGCAAGGCATCAAGAATCTCGCGCCGGCCGAAGCCGCGCGCTTGGCGGGTATCGATCCGGATTACGCCCAGCGTGACTTGTTCGAGGCCATCGAGCGCGGTGACTTCCCGAAATGGAGCGTCTGCATCCAGATCATGAGCGAGGCCCAGGCCGCAGCCCATTACGAGAACCCGTTTGATGTAACCAAGACCTGGTCGCAGAAGGAATTCCCGCTGATCGAAGTCGGTGAGCTCGAACTCAATCGTAATCCCTTGAACTACTTTGCCGAAGTAGAGCAAGCGGCATTCGGGCCGAGCAACATGGTGCCGGGCGTAGGCCTTTCACCTGACCGCATGCTCCAAGGCCGGGTATTCGCGTACGCCGATGCGCACCGCTACCGCGTGGGGACCAATCACCAGCAACTGCCGGTGAATGCTCCGCGTAGCCCGGTCAACACCTACCAGCGCGACGGCGCCATGGCGTTTGGCAGCAACGGCGGCGCGGCTCCAAACTATGAGCCTAACAGCTACGTCGAGGCGCCGAAGCAAGCCCCGCGCTATGCGGAACCGGCCTTGCCCCTCAGCGGCGCGGCGGATCGTTATGATCATCGTGAAGACACTGATTACTACAGCCACGCAGGCGCGCTGTTCCGCTTGATGAATGATGAGCAGAAGGCGCTGTTGATCAGCAATATTGCCGGTGCAATGGCAGGTGTGTCGGCTGACGTGGTTGATCGTCAACTGCAGCACTTCTTCAAGGCAGACCCTGCTTACGGAGAAGGTATCGCAAGGGCGTTGGGCGTAGAGCTTAACTAA
- the rplQ gene encoding 50S ribosomal protein L17, whose translation MRHRKSGRHLSRTSSHRKAMFQNMAVSLFEHELIKTTLPKAKELRRVAEPLITLAKTDSLANRRLAFDRTRSKAIVGKLFNDLGKRYATREGGYLRILKCGFRAGDNAPMAYVELVDRATAGEAVSAE comes from the coding sequence ATGCGTCATCGTAAAAGTGGTCGTCACCTGAGCCGCACCAGCTCGCACCGCAAGGCCATGTTCCAAAACATGGCGGTGTCGCTGTTCGAGCACGAGCTGATCAAAACTACACTGCCGAAAGCCAAAGAACTGCGCCGCGTTGCTGAGCCGCTGATCACTCTGGCCAAGACAGACAGCCTGGCTAACCGCCGCCTGGCTTTCGACCGTACTCGTTCGAAAGCTATCGTTGGTAAGCTCTTCAACGACCTGGGCAAGCGTTACGCTACCCGTGAGGGTGGCTACCTGCGCATCCTCAAGTGCGGTTTCCGCGCTGGCGACAACGCGCCTATGGCGTACGTCGAGTTGGTTGATCGTGCTACTGCCGGCGAAGCTGTAAGCGCCGAGTAA
- the bfr gene encoding bacterioferritin: protein MQGHPDVIDYLNTLLTGELAARDQYFIHSRMYEDWGFTELYERINHEMEEEAQHADALMRRILMLEGTPRMRPDDLDIGTTVPDMLAADLRLEYKVRAALCKGIELCEQHNDYVTREILRVQLNDTEEDHTYWLEKQLGLIKLIGLENYLQSQF, encoded by the coding sequence ATGCAAGGTCACCCAGACGTAATCGATTACCTCAACACGTTGCTGACCGGCGAACTGGCGGCCCGTGATCAATATTTCATCCATTCGCGGATGTACGAGGATTGGGGTTTTACCGAGCTCTACGAACGTATCAACCATGAGATGGAAGAAGAGGCCCAGCACGCCGATGCATTGATGCGCCGGATCCTGATGCTCGAAGGCACGCCACGCATGCGTCCGGACGACCTGGATATCGGCACCACGGTGCCCGACATGCTCGCTGCCGACTTGCGCTTGGAGTACAAGGTCCGCGCTGCGCTGTGTAAAGGGATTGAGCTGTGCGAACAACACAACGACTACGTAACCCGCGAAATCCTGCGCGTCCAGCTCAACGACACCGAAGAAGATCATACTTACTGGCTTGAAAAGCAGTTGGGTCTGATCAAGCTGATCGGGTTGGAGAATTACCTGCAGTCGCAGTTCTGA